One genomic window of Euleptes europaea isolate rEulEur1 chromosome 10, rEulEur1.hap1, whole genome shotgun sequence includes the following:
- the RWDD2A gene encoding LOW QUALITY PROTEIN: RWD domain-containing protein 2A (The sequence of the model RefSeq protein was modified relative to this genomic sequence to represent the inferred CDS: inserted 1 base in 1 codon), translating into MTGPVKENIELQMSELEMLFSMFPNKGEITLHDDRTFHDVQQYLSNASEALPRKIEYTVAVAIGESKERINLQVTXPYDYPQATPQLFARSDALDRQQQLQLNKDLASYIASLESGELFIWTAVQWLQENSSPYLENSKFSSARESEEKVVKTLFNRMWIYSHHIYRQELRKKIFDCAKKFNLTGFCLTGKPGIICVEGIKENCEEFWHVIRYPNWKHISCKHIDSAETEGNEDHLRRFRSFEDLQFQAHSDYGLRNDYHMDLGQFLEFLKEHQSEYIFQILFGIQSKSSDNK; encoded by the exons ATGACTGGGCCAGTAAAAGAAAATATTGAGCTTCAGATGTCGGAACTAGAAATGCTTTTTTCCATGTTCCCTAATAAAGGAGAAATTACCCTTCACGATGATAGAACTTTTCATGATGTTCAGCAGTACTTGAGCAATGCTAGTGAAGCCCTGCCGCGTAAGATTGAATATACGGTTGCTGTGGCCATTGGTGAATCAAAG GAGAGAATAAATTTGCAGGTAA TTCCTTATGACTATCCTCAGGCAACACCACAGCTTTTTGCAAGATCAGATGCTCTAGATAGGCAGCAGCAATTGCAGCTCAATAAGGATCTTGCTTCTTACATTGCTTCTTTGGAGTCAGGTGAACTCTTCATATGGACAGCTGTGCAGTGGCTGCAAGAGAACAGTTCACCCTATTTAGAAAATAGCAAATTCTCCTCCGCAAGAGAATCAGAAGAAAAAGTAGTTAAAACTTTGTTTAATCGAATGTGGATTTACAGCCATCACATATACAGGCAAGAACTCAGGAAAAAGATCTTTGACTGTGCAAAGAAATTTAATCTGACCGGTTTCTGTTTAACTGGAAAACCTGGGATCATTTGTGTGGAAGGCATCAAAGAAAACTGTGAAGAATTTTGGCATGTTATTAGGTACCCCAACTGGAAACACATTTCCTGCAAGCATATTGACAGTGCAGAGACTGAAGGAAATGAAGATCACCTACGTCGCTTTCGTAGTTTTGAAGATTTACAGTTTCAAGCACATAGTGATTATGGACTGAGGAATGACTATCACATGGATCTTGGTCAGTTCCTAGAATTCCTGAAGGAGCATCAGAGTGAATATATATTTCAGATCTTGTTTGGCATTCAAAGCAAATCTTCTGATAATAAATAA